One genomic window of [Limnothrix rosea] IAM M-220 includes the following:
- the mnmH gene encoding tRNA 2-selenouridine(34) synthase MnmH, giving the protein MAPPIYKSETPWENGFREYDEIIDVRSPGEFVADHIPGAINFPVLSDEERAKVGTIYKQNSPFEARKIGAALVSRNISHHLEQYFLNKPKTYHPLIYCWRGGQRSNSFAHILNQIGWQTTLITGGYKTYRAHVRRSLAILPKKYHFKILCGYTGSAKTFLLNKMKEAGLQVIDLEAIANHRGSLLGQVWRDKPTLQPSQKWFESQLLQQLQPLDPAQPVWLESESNAIGNVHIPAAFWQSMGRSPCYEVEVPTAERVQWLLTEYPHLVNNPDELKRLLQYLIPTHSKNKVMSWFELIDANRWSAFVEAILTEHYDPAYRRSLPCHYSEPKHIFKLQNLQADSVNQFINELNNLLG; this is encoded by the coding sequence ATGGCTCCCCCAATCTACAAATCTGAGACTCCTTGGGAGAATGGTTTTCGTGAATATGATGAAATAATCGATGTGCGATCGCCGGGCGAGTTTGTGGCGGATCATATTCCGGGGGCAATTAATTTTCCGGTTTTAAGTGATGAAGAACGGGCAAAGGTCGGCACAATTTATAAACAAAATTCTCCCTTTGAGGCACGCAAAATTGGTGCAGCCTTAGTTTCGCGCAATATTTCCCATCATTTAGAGCAGTATTTTTTAAATAAGCCGAAAACCTACCATCCCCTAATTTATTGTTGGCGGGGCGGCCAGCGTTCCAATAGTTTTGCCCATATCCTGAACCAAATCGGCTGGCAAACCACATTAATCACCGGCGGCTATAAAACCTATCGTGCCCATGTGCGGCGATCGCTGGCAATCTTACCCAAAAAATATCATTTTAAAATTCTCTGTGGCTACACTGGCAGCGCCAAAACGTTTCTCTTAAACAAGATGAAAGAAGCGGGTTTGCAGGTAATCGACCTAGAGGCGATCGCCAACCATCGAGGCTCTTTATTAGGACAAGTATGGCGCGATAAACCGACATTACAACCATCCCAAAAATGGTTTGAATCCCAGTTATTACAACAACTACAGCCCTTAGACCCAGCCCAACCTGTATGGCTCGAGTCGGAAAGTAATGCCATTGGCAATGTCCATATCCCCGCAGCCTTTTGGCAGTCAATGGGGCGATCGCCCTGCTATGAAGTGGAGGTACCGACAGCAGAGCGGGTGCAATGGCTCCTGACGGAATATCCCCACCTCGTTAACAATCCCGACGAACTTAAACGACTACTACAATATTTAATTCCCACCCACAGCAAAAACAAGGTGATGTCGTGGTTTGAATTGATTGATGCCAATCGGTGGAGCGCCTTTGTCGAAGCCATCCTCACAGAACATTACGACCCCGCCTATCGGCGATCGCTGCCCTGCCACTATTCCGAACCAAAACACATTTTTAAATTACAAAACTTGCAAGCTGATTCCGTCAACCAATTTATCAACGAACTCAATAACCTCTTGGGCTAG